Proteins from one Kazachstania africana CBS 2517 chromosome 1, complete genome genomic window:
- the KAFR0A08010 gene encoding uncharacterized protein (similar to Saccharomyces cerevisiae YNL234W; ancestral locus Anc_2.9) → MEVKQNSQDLSLNAPKEPLSDVTPTIITRRPSISNSVAAGNRSEKSTRSKRASVLDRSTAKINFRVSSREAHIIRESWAMMLSDELTSDMYTRFYQKLNTNRRLGISSSPFSSARFSEIHKTNIVNNSKQLNVKTTLAAGPAEDVDVEKSLFAIQFYENLIHMDSTVEKMFPSIRHQAVSFSKIVNNAVNNMENIHALDTQLKNISKRHARILSIDNQKFEVMGLALLKTFQDRFGSLFTIELEECWSKLYSYLANCLLLYGNDPILLKQINESYMCETSSLHEGEVKPAESVDDDFDFPIPEISDDDEQQEEEGEKERSSTASRRPKGAFFRPPTKTAITVLDEPLPEDTSKPTRMPVKKLYTNVPRSTNKVPQGKRDCIVM, encoded by the coding sequence ATGGAGGTAAAGCAAAATTCGCAAGATCTAAGTTTGAACGCCCCAAAGGAACCACTTAGTGATGTCACACCAACTATAATTACTAGAAGACCTTCAATAAGTAATAGCGTGGCGGCGGGTAACAGAAGTGAGAAATCAACGAGGTCAAAGAGAGCATCTGTTTTAGATAGAAGTACAgcaaagataaattttaGAGTGTCCTCAAGAGAAGCACATATTATTAGAGAATCATGGGCTATGATGCTTAGTGATGAGTTGACATCTGATATGTATACTCGATTCTACCAAAAACTTAACACCAATCGTCGGTTGGGCATCAGTTCGAGCCCATTTTCTAGCGCTAGATTTTCAGAAATTCATAAAACTAACATTGTGAATAACTCAAAACAATTGAACGTAAAAACAACCTTGGCTGCTGGTCCTGCAGAAGATGTCgatgttgaaaaatctCTGTTTGCCATACAGTTCTACGAAAATTTAATTCATATGGATTCTACAGTGGAGAAAATGTTTCCATCAATTAGACATCAAGCGGTATCTTTCAGCAAAATTGTCAATAACGCCGTCAATAATATGGAGAACATCCATGCTTTGGATACtcaattgaagaatatcAGTAAAAGACATGCCAGAATCCTATCAATCGATAATCAGAAGTTCGAAGTAATGGGTTTAGCTCTGTTAAAAACATTTCAAGATAGGTTTGGTTCTCTTTTCACTATTGAACTAGAAGAGTGTTGGTCCAAATTGTATTCCTATTTGGCCAATTGTTTATTACTGTACGGTAACGACCCAATCCTACTGAAGCAAATCAATGAGAGCTATATGTGTGAAACGAGCTCACTTCATGAAGGAGAAGTGAAGCCAGCTGAATCAGTTGACGACGACTTTGACTTTCCAATCCCAGAAATTAGTGACGACGATGAACagcaagaagaagaaggcgaaaaagaaagatccAGTACGGCTAGCAGAAGACCAAAGGGCGCCTTCTTCAGACCACCCACAAAAACTGCTATTACTGTCCTGGATGAACCTCTCCCAGAAGACACATCTAAGCCCACCCGTATGCCAGTCAAAAAGCTTTACACCAATGTACCAAGAAGCACGAACAAAGTACCACAGGGGAAAAGAGACTGCATTGTTATGTGA